A region of Vitis vinifera cultivar Pinot Noir 40024 chromosome 13, ASM3070453v1 DNA encodes the following proteins:
- the LOC100244671 gene encoding hydroxyproline O-arabinosyltransferase RDN2: MIVRKAMARISPLFLVVLSLGFFFATYNLLTMTIHNRATGTLVVDESDHRLLSDPIIEMPENVRKPKNAKLPFHIALTATDAPYSKWQCRIMYYWYKKKKDLPGSEMGGFTRILHSGSPDNLMEEIPTFVVDPLPAGLDRGYIVLNRPWAFVQWLEKATIEEEYILMAEPDHIFIKPLPNLAHGDYPAAYPFFYIKPVQNEKIIRKFYPEEHGPVTNVDPIGNSPVIIKRELLEKIAPTWMNVSLRMKDDPETDKVFGWVLEMYAYAVASALHGVQHILQKDFMLQPPWDLETAKKFIIHYTYGCDYNLKGELTYGKIGEWRFDKRSYLRGPPPRNLSLPPPGVPESVVTLVKMVNEATANLPRWDTQ; encoded by the exons atgattgtgaGGAAGGCCATGGCACGTATCTCACCACTGTTTCTGGTTGTTTTGTCTCTTGGGTTTTTCTTTGCGACATACAACTTGTTAACAATGACAATTCATAATAGAGCTACGGGGACATTGGTTGTTGATGAATCAGACCATCGCTTATTATCTGATCCAATTATAGAGATGCCTGAGAATGtgagaaaaccaaaaaatgcCAAGTTGCCCTTCCACATTGCCCTAACAGCAACTGATGCTCCTTACAGCAAATGGCAGTGTCGCATAATGTACTACTGGTACAAGAAGAAAAAGGACTTGCCTGGATCAGAGATGGGAGGATTTACAAGGATTCTGCATTCAGGAAGTCCTGATAACCTGATGGAAGAGATTCCTACTTTTGTGGTTGATCCTCTTCCTGCAGGTTTGGATCGG GGATACATTGTCCTAAACAGACCATGGGCCTTTGTGCAATGGCTGGAAAAGGCTACAATTGAGGAAGA ATACATACTGATGGCAGAGCCTGATCACATATTTATAAAGCCCCTGCCTAATTTGGCACATGGAGACTATCCAGCTGCCTATCCCTTTTTCTACATTAAGCctgttcaaaatgaaaaaataataaggaagttcTATCCTGAGGAACATGGCCCTGTGACAAATGTTGATCCAATTGGCAACTCTCCTGTAATTATCAAGAGG GAGTTGTTGGAGAAGATTGCGCCTACATGGATGAATGTTTCTTTGAGAATGAAAGATGACCCAGAAACTGATAAAGTATTTGGATGGGTGCTAGAAAT GTATGCATATGCAGTAGCATCTGCCTTGCATGGCGTGCAGCATATTCTTCAGAAGGACTTTATGTTGCAG cCACCATGGGATTTAGAAACTGCAAAGAAGTTTATTATTCACTACACTTATGGATGTGACTACAACTTAAAG GGTGAGCTGACATATGGGAAAATTGGAGAGTGGCGATTTGACAAGAGATCATACCTACGTGGACCTCCTCCTAGAAACCTTTCCTTGCCGCCTCCAGGGGTTCCTGAAAGTGTG GTGACTCTTGTGAAGATGGTGAACGAAGCAACTGCGAACCTTCCCCGGTGGGACACACAATAG